The DNA sequence ATTGGGAGAGAGCGCGCTGATGAAGTTCGTGGAGAACACCTGGAAGTCGCCGTGACCGCCGTCGACGTAGCCCTCGGCCACCGCCACGCCAAGCGCCGTTCCATTGGCCGCGGGGCCGATGAGGTCGTACGCCGAGTCGCCCACCACGTCGGCGAGGAGGAGGTTGCCGGCGTCGAGGAACGACCACCTCTGGGCGGCGTCGAAGCCGCCGTCGGGCAGCCCCGCGAACACCGAGAGGCCGCCGTACGCATTCGCGACGAGATCGATCCGGTTGTCGCGGGTGATGTCCATCGCCGCGAGGTTGATTCCATTGACGCTCGCTTGACCCGCCACCGGCGGCGCGAGGCCATCGGCGAGTCCTCCGAAGAGGTCGAACGCGTAACCCGCCCCGCTGTGTCCAATCGCGAGATCGGCGCGGCCATCGCCGTTCAAATCGGCAGCCACGGGATAGTTCCGACCACGACTGGCGTCTTCGCCCAGCCCCAGAGAGATGGGCGCCGCCAGGCCACCGTCGCCCAGGTTCAAGATGGCCTGCACGTCATTCGTCGCCGGTGTGTAGAGGGTGGTCGCGTGGGCGACGAGGACATCGTCGTGCCCGTCCTGGTTCAGGTCGGCGGAGACGGCCCTGGCCAAGGAGAAGATGGCGTACGTCGCGAGCAGCGTCGCTTGGCCATTGGTCTCGGGCCGGAACACCCGAACCGTCTTCCCGTCGTCGACGAGCACCTCGACCCGACCGTCGAGCCGGGCGAGATACATTTTATAGTTATAACCTGCCGTGGACAGGGGCGTGGGACCGAGCTCCATGCGATGCGGCGGCCCAAACTGCCGATTACCGAGTCCGTAGGCCCAAACCAGGAATGCGTTCGCGCGCTCCGGTCCATCGATGGCCACCAGGTCGGCGATGCCATCACCGTCGAGGTCCGCCACTTCGAACCGGGTCAGGTAGGCGGCGGATCCCCCTCCGTCGGGATCATTGAGCGAGAGCTGGCCCGACTGAAAGAGCCCGCCCGCATCCGGCAGCGCGTCGAGGATGTCGAGCAACCCGCTGGGGAAGGTGGCTCCGTCGAGCACGAGCGCGGAGCTCCGACCATTGCCGTCCAGATCGATCATCCGCGTGGGCAGCGTCTCGTCGCCCGAGAACTGCCCGGCAGACATGCCGTCCACGTGCGCGGGCGTGACCCAGAAGCCGCCGTCGCTCAAGCCGAGGGCGAGCTGCTCGCCGCCGAGAGCCGAGAAGAGGAGATCCGCGCGCCCGTCGCCATCCATGTCCGCGGCGTGGAGGCTCGCCGCCGGCCCCATCGTGAAGATGGGAGAGTCCGCAAAGTTCCCGGAGCCGTCATTGATGAGCACATGAATCTCGTTGACGCTGTCGCCGACCGCGAGGTCGACGGCGCCATCACCGTTCCAATCACCGGTCGCCAGGGAGACGTGGTTGCCTAGGAGGAAGTTGGCCAAGCTCGTCTGCCCGACGGCCTGGAGCGCGCCCTGCCCACTTCCGAGCGAGATGGCCAGGCCATCGTCACCCACGGCCACGGCATCCGGCAGGCCATCGCCATTCACATCCGCGATGGCCAGCGCCGTGGGAGCAAATCCCAACGGCACGAGCGGCTCACCAAGCGGGGTGGCGTTGGGGCTGCACGCGCTTGCCGACCGGCCGGTGGAGCTTCCACTGCTCGCCCCGGAGCCGCTGCCGCTGCTCCCGCTGGCCGTGGCGCCGCTGCCCGAGGTGCCCGACGTGCCCGACGTGCCCACACTGCCCGACGATGACCCGGCGACGCCGGTCGAGCCCGAACCGCCACTGGTCGCGCCGCTCGCAGCGCCCGCGGCCGTCCCGGAGGAACCCACGGAGCCGCTCGCGTCGTGAGAGCACGCCGAGAGTCCAATCGCGGCCAGCGCAAGAACGACAATCCCGATGATTCTCATGAGCTCATCCCACCACGGATTCACGTGGGTCTCGACCCTGGACACCGGCTTGGACACTCACGGCCTTCTCACGAGACACGCGACCCACGCGCACGCACGGCCCGCTCGAGTATCGACGGAAAGCGACAACAAGTTTCGTCTGAGGTCGACAAGCGGGGGTCGGAGACTTCAACGGCGACGGGAAGCTCGACGACATGATCGGAGGCGGCTCAAACGTGACGTCGACCCTCGGTCTCGGGCGCAAGACGATGGGTCCATCCCAAATGTGCCGCGCTCATGGTTGGGCGCGGAGCCGGTGTGCCTCGATGTGAAACACGGCGTCACAGGTGGCGGTGCAGCTCGGCGGGATCTTCCAGCGCGATCGCAGCGTCCCCCCGAGGCCGTTTGCGGAAAGGGAGAGCTCCCACCGCTCGTGAAAGTCACCGCAACCCGTCATCGTCGGGAAGTCACCCTCGGCGACGAGCGCGTCGTTCTCGAGCTTGGTCGGGTAGGTGCGCTGCACCACGTCCGCAAACGCAGTCCCGCCCTCGAGGTCGACGAACAAGTGGTGGGCAGCGAGGACCACCGCCGGGCAAG is a window from the Deltaproteobacteria bacterium genome containing:
- a CDS encoding VCBS repeat-containing protein, encoding MPLGFAPTALAIADVNGDGLPDAVAVGDDGLAISLGSGQGALQAVGQTSLANFLLGNHVSLATGDWNGDGAVDLAVGDSVNEIHVLINDGSGNFADSPIFTMGPAASLHAADMDGDGRADLLFSALGGEQLALGLSDGGFWVTPAHVDGMSAGQFSGDETLPTRMIDLDGNGRSSALVLDGATFPSGLLDILDALPDAGGLFQSGQLSLNDPDGGGSAAYLTRFEVADLDGDGIADLVAIDGPERANAFLVWAYGLGNRQFGPPHRMELGPTPLSTAGYNYKMYLARLDGRVEVLVDDGKTVRVFRPETNGQATLLATYAIFSLARAVSADLNQDGHDDVLVAHATTLYTPATNDVQAILNLGDGGLAAPISLGLGEDASRGRNYPVAADLNGDGRADLAIGHSGAGYAFDLFGGLADGLAPPVAGQASVNGINLAAMDITRDNRIDLVANAYGGLSVFAGLPDGGFDAAQRWSFLDAGNLLLADVVGDSAYDLIGPAANGTALGVAVAEGYVDGGHGDFQVFSTNFISALSPNGYGLTTADVNGDNHVDIITCGDAGSAEVAVLLNATDGGFVDGGSIAVNGCDGLRFADLGNGPVLLISTRQGLDFVAGLGTGTPELVSSVPDSGFSPLWGTPAAVANLGGAGPEVLMTDGSRIQLVSQRTDGGFALRGASYAGGSIQSVVLDADGDGRPDVVVGSTLFLNRCPSN